Sequence from the Candidatus Eisenbacteria bacterium genome:
CGCTGGGTGCCGCAGTCGCCAATCTGCTCATCGGCGGCACGGTGCTCTGGCGTGGGGCGCGCGGTCCGACGACGCGGACGTTCGCGTGGATGACCGCGATGGTCGCGCTCTGGAACGTCGACGTCTTCGCCCTCTACTACTTCGAGGATCCGGCGGCGGCGGAGTTCTGGAGCCGTCTCTTCCGCACTGGCCTCTTCCTCGCCCCGAGCGCCGTCTTCCATTCGACGCTGTTCGTCGCCGAGGAGCGCAGCCCCGGGGCGCGCAAGATCGCCTGGATCGGGCACGCGATCGGCCTCACCTTCGCGGCCGTCGGCCTCGTGAAGGGAACGCTCGTCCGCGACGTCGCCCCCCACCAGTGGGGCTGGTACCCGATCCCGACCAGGCTGTACGCGGCCTACGGCGCGTTCGGCGTCGTGTACCTCGTGATGTCGCTCCTCGTCGTCTGGCGCCGGTACAAGGTTCCGGTCTCGGCGCGGCACCGCCTGCAAGCGAAGTTCTTCTTCGTCGCGTGCGTCATCCAGGTGGCGTTCGTGCTCACGAACTTCCTGCCGATCTACGGCATGAACGTCTACCCGCTCGGCAACCTCGGGAACGTTCTCTGGCTCGCGATCATCGCCTACTCGATCGTGCGCCACCGCTTCATGGACCTCGACTACGTGGTGCGGAAGGTCGTGAGCCTGTCGATGGCGGGCCTCTGCGTGCTGGTGCCCTCGAGCCTCGTCGTGGTGGCCATTGCGCGCGCGATCGGCGTCGACGCGCCGATCCTGGTGGCGTGCATCGTGTCGGCCGTGGGGCTGCTCTCGGCCGTCCTCATCCCCACCCTCCAGCAGGCGATCGAGACGCGCGTGCAGGAGGCGATCTTCGCCCACCGCTACGACTATCGGCTGCGGCTGCGCGTGCTCAGCTCCGACCTCGTCCACATCCTCGACGAGCGCGAGCTGGTCCGTCGCCTCGGCGAGGCGCTTACCGAGATCCTCGAGGTGGAGAGCTGCGCGATCCTGCTCCGCGACGAGCGGAGCCGCGCCCTCGCGCAGGTGTACCCCGAGCCCCGCGACAAGCTCGACGTGTCGGCGCTCAGCGCCCTCGACGCGCTGACCGAGCCGATGCTCACGGCCGAGCTCGAAGCGATCCGGTCGCCTGCGGCGCCCCTGTTCGTCGCGCGCGGATGGGAGGTGGCGCTGCCGCTGCGCGTGAACAACCGGCTCACGGGTCTCGTCGCGCTCACGCGCAACCGCGACTTCCGCATCGTGTCGCGCGAGGACCTGACGCTCCTCGCCGCCGTGGCGAGCGCCGCCAGCGTCGCGCTCGAGAACGCGCGCCTGTCGCGCGAGCTGCGACGCTCCGAGACGGCGCTCGAGCGCGCGAATCGCCTCTCGTCGATCGGGACGCTGGCCGCCGGCATCGCGCACGAGATCCGCAACCCGCTGACGGCGGTGAAGACGTTCCTGGACCTCCTGCCGCAGCGCCTCGACGACCCCGACTTCGTGTCGAGCTTCCGGGAGCTCAGCCTGAACGAGCTCCGCCGCGTGACGAACCTCATCAACGAGCTCCTGGCCTTCGGGCGCTCGACTTCGGCGGAGCGCCGGGCGGTCGATCTTGC
This genomic interval carries:
- a CDS encoding ATP-binding protein, whose translation is MLGHDWIVPLGAAVANLLIGGTVLWRGARGPTTRTFAWMTAMVALWNVDVFALYYFEDPAAAEFWSRLFRTGLFLAPSAVFHSTLFVAEERSPGARKIAWIGHAIGLTFAAVGLVKGTLVRDVAPHQWGWYPIPTRLYAAYGAFGVVYLVMSLLVVWRRYKVPVSARHRLQAKFFFVACVIQVAFVLTNFLPIYGMNVYPLGNLGNVLWLAIIAYSIVRHRFMDLDYVVRKVVSLSMAGLCVLVPSSLVVVAIARAIGVDAPILVACIVSAVGLLSAVLIPTLQQAIETRVQEAIFAHRYDYRLRLRVLSSDLVHILDERELVRRLGEALTEILEVESCAILLRDERSRALAQVYPEPRDKLDVSALSALDALTEPMLTAELEAIRSPAAPLFVARGWEVALPLRVNNRLTGLVALTRNRDFRIVSREDLTLLAAVASAASVALENARLSRELRRSETALERANRLSSIGTLAAGIAHEIRNPLTAVKTFLDLLPQRLDDPDFVSSFRELSLNELRRVTNLINELLAFGRSTSAERRAVDLAPTLDQVVRLLESTARKRQVSLELHADSGVPPVWADADQVKQIVLNLVLNAIDASAADDVVSLALYAGPDDQVTIEVRDHGTGIPREQLESIFHPFFTTKETGTGLGLSLVHQMVVEHGGEIAVDSEVGHGTVFRVTLPVSDVPLQSTGT